Proteins found in one Bordetella genomosp. 11 genomic segment:
- a CDS encoding catalase codes for MTDKRSADASVTQSLTHATGAPVADNLNTMTAGPRGPVLLQDIWLIEKLAHFDREVIPERRMHAKGWGAYGTFTVTHDITAYTKARLFSEPGKQTPIFARFSTVAGERGAADAERDIRGFSVKFYTEEGNWDIVGNNTPVFFFRDPFRFPDLNHVVKRDPRTGLRSADNNWDFWSLLPEALHQVTIVMSDRGIPRTFRHMHGFGSHTFSMINAANERVWVKFHFQSLQGIENLTDQDAGAVVAGDRESHGRDLLQAIERGDFPRWKLCIQVMTQEQARSHRHNPFDLTKVWPKGEFPLIEVGVMELNRYPDNYFAEVEQAAFSPANVVPGIGFSPDKMLQARLFSYGDAQRYRLGVNFNHIPVNAPRCPFHSYHRDGAIRTDGNLGGTPSYWPNSKGAWIGDDPSLHEPALVLDGAAAHWDHRVDEDHYEQPGNLFRLMTPAQQQLLFENTARAMGDAREEVKRRHIENCSKADPAYGAGVAKALGL; via the coding sequence ATGACCGACAAGCGATCCGCTGACGCTTCCGTGACACAATCCCTGACGCATGCCACCGGCGCGCCGGTGGCCGACAACCTGAATACGATGACCGCGGGCCCGCGCGGGCCCGTTTTGTTGCAGGACATATGGTTGATCGAAAAACTGGCGCACTTCGACCGCGAAGTCATCCCGGAGCGCCGCATGCACGCAAAGGGCTGGGGGGCCTACGGTACCTTCACGGTCACGCACGACATTACCGCCTACACGAAGGCAAGGCTGTTCTCCGAGCCTGGAAAGCAAACACCGATATTCGCCCGCTTTTCCACGGTTGCCGGCGAACGTGGCGCCGCCGATGCCGAACGGGACATCCGCGGCTTTTCCGTTAAGTTCTATACCGAGGAAGGCAATTGGGACATCGTCGGCAATAACACGCCGGTGTTCTTCTTCCGCGATCCCTTCCGTTTTCCTGACTTGAACCACGTGGTCAAGCGCGACCCGCGCACGGGCCTGCGCTCGGCGGACAACAACTGGGACTTCTGGTCGCTGCTGCCGGAGGCGCTGCATCAGGTGACCATCGTAATGTCGGACCGGGGCATACCCCGGACTTTCCGGCATATGCACGGCTTCGGCAGCCATACGTTTTCGATGATCAACGCCGCCAACGAGCGCGTATGGGTCAAGTTCCATTTCCAGTCCCTGCAGGGTATCGAGAACCTGACGGACCAGGATGCCGGAGCGGTAGTGGCAGGCGATCGAGAAAGCCACGGGCGCGACCTGTTGCAGGCCATCGAACGCGGAGACTTCCCGCGCTGGAAGCTGTGCATACAGGTCATGACGCAGGAGCAGGCCCGCAGCCACCGGCACAACCCGTTCGACCTGACCAAGGTGTGGCCCAAGGGGGAGTTTCCGCTGATCGAAGTCGGCGTGATGGAGCTGAATCGCTATCCCGATAATTACTTCGCCGAAGTGGAACAGGCAGCATTTTCGCCGGCAAACGTAGTGCCGGGCATCGGCTTCTCGCCCGACAAGATGTTGCAGGCACGGCTGTTCTCGTACGGCGATGCGCAGCGCTATCGCCTGGGGGTGAACTTCAATCACATCCCGGTCAACGCGCCGCGTTGCCCGTTTCACAGCTACCATCGCGACGGCGCGATACGCACCGACGGCAACCTGGGCGGCACGCCCAGCTACTGGCCCAACAGCAAGGGCGCGTGGATCGGCGACGATCCGTCGCTGCACGAGCCTGCGCTGGTGCTGGATGGCGCGGCCGCCCACTGGGACCATCGCGTGGACGAGGATCATTACGAGCAGCCCGGTAATCTCTTCCGCTTGATGACGCCGGCCCAGCAGCAATTGCTGTTCGAGAACACGGCGCGCGCCATGGGCGATGCGCGCGAGGAAGTGAAGCGGCGCCACATCGAGAACTGTTCCAAGGCGGACCCGGCCTACGGCGCCGGGGTGGCCAAGGCCCTGGGCTTGTAG
- a CDS encoding GlxA family transcriptional regulator → MTARRVAIVIHEGVQALDVAGPVDAFHEANAHLPQADRYETVLVASRRTPLRASNRIQLTADLSFDEAVGGFDILLVAGGPAMPDAPPDPDLTAWLRKAPEISRLYGSVCTGAFALGYAGLLDGHRVTTHWQDARKLSRTFPQARVSPDAIYLRDQQLVTSAGVTAGIDLALALIGETHGHDIALTVAKRLVMVAQRQGGQSQFSPYLSAPCDPGSPVARIQALVMESIGGRHSLQSLSAAVGMSPRNLTRHFMQEAGITPYEFVQRARIDAARMMLEASDRPLKAVAFHCGFGTVDRMRIVFSQRLGVTPAQYRASFRQQAGPPESSDPS, encoded by the coding sequence ATGACGGCAAGGCGAGTGGCCATCGTTATCCACGAAGGCGTGCAGGCTTTGGATGTGGCCGGCCCCGTCGACGCCTTTCACGAGGCCAATGCACATCTGCCCCAGGCCGACCGTTACGAAACCGTACTCGTCGCCTCGCGCCGTACTCCGCTTCGGGCCTCCAACCGGATACAGTTGACGGCTGATCTCAGTTTCGACGAAGCCGTGGGCGGCTTCGACATTCTTCTGGTTGCCGGCGGCCCGGCCATGCCCGATGCGCCCCCCGATCCGGACCTCACGGCCTGGCTGCGCAAAGCTCCGGAAATATCCCGCCTGTACGGATCCGTCTGTACCGGCGCGTTTGCCCTGGGCTACGCAGGGCTGCTCGACGGGCACCGAGTCACGACGCATTGGCAGGATGCCCGGAAGCTGTCGAGGACATTCCCGCAGGCCCGGGTGTCGCCGGACGCCATTTACCTTCGCGACCAGCAGTTGGTGACGTCCGCCGGGGTCACGGCGGGCATAGACCTGGCCCTGGCGCTGATCGGGGAAACCCACGGCCACGACATTGCATTGACCGTCGCCAAGCGATTGGTGATGGTTGCCCAGCGCCAGGGCGGTCAATCCCAGTTCAGCCCATACCTTTCCGCTCCCTGCGATCCTGGCTCTCCCGTGGCGCGCATACAGGCCCTCGTCATGGAAAGTATCGGTGGACGGCACAGCCTGCAGTCCTTGTCGGCGGCAGTCGGCATGAGCCCTCGCAACCTGACCCGCCACTTCATGCAAGAGGCGGGCATTACCCCCTATGAATTCGTCCAGCGCGCGCGCATCGACGCGGCGCGCATGATGCTGGAGGCCAGCGACCGGCCTTTGAAAGCGGTTGCCTTCCATTGCGGTTTCGGAACCGTGGACAGAATGCGCATCGTCTTCAGCCAGCGCCTGGGCGTGACACCGGCCCAATACCGGGCCAGCTTCCGCCAGCAGGCCGGCCCGCCGGAATCCAGCGACCCGTCGTAG
- a CDS encoding SDR family oxidoreductase yields the protein MRFAEALRQREAKCPMGRQGTCWDVARAALFPASDDAAYVTGTLLMVDGGASIRPKPRSSCRRRLSL from the coding sequence GTGCGCTTCGCCGAAGCCTTGCGCCAACGGGAGGCGAAATGCCCCATGGGGCGGCAGGGCACGTGCTGGGACGTCGCCCGCGCGGCCCTGTTCCCGGCTTCGGATGACGCGGCCTATGTCACGGGCACGTTGCTCATGGTGGATGGCGGAGCCTCGATCCGACCTAAGCCCCGATCTTCTTGTAGAAGAAGGTTGTCGCTGTAA
- a CDS encoding GNAT family N-acetyltransferase: MTSQARIRIVGADEAPSLAGALAEVLVDCVAGGASVSFMAPLDMSRAIQFWMNVADGIARGDRILLVAESDGRIMGTVQLVIGQPENQQHRADVSKLLVHRDFRRLGIAGRLMAEVDIAAAAAGRTLLVLDTETGSDAERIYERSGWTRAGVIPDYALKAYGGLTATTFFYKKIGA; the protein is encoded by the coding sequence ATGACCTCCCAAGCAAGAATCCGCATTGTCGGCGCGGACGAAGCCCCCAGCCTGGCCGGGGCGCTGGCCGAAGTGCTGGTGGATTGCGTCGCCGGCGGCGCCTCCGTCAGCTTTATGGCACCGCTGGACATGTCGCGAGCCATCCAATTCTGGATGAATGTTGCCGACGGAATCGCGCGCGGCGACCGTATCCTGCTTGTCGCCGAATCCGATGGGCGGATCATGGGCACCGTGCAGCTCGTCATCGGACAACCCGAGAACCAGCAGCATCGGGCGGATGTCTCGAAGCTGCTGGTCCATCGCGATTTTCGACGCCTGGGCATTGCCGGCAGGCTGATGGCGGAAGTCGATATCGCCGCCGCGGCCGCCGGGCGCACCTTGCTGGTGCTGGACACCGAAACGGGAAGCGATGCCGAGCGGATCTATGAGCGTTCCGGCTGGACGCGTGCGGGGGTGATTCCCGATTACGCCTTGAAAGCGTACGGGGGCCTTACAGCGACAACCTTCTTCTACAAGAAGATCGGGGCTTAG
- a CDS encoding helix-turn-helix domain-containing protein, whose amino-acid sequence MDINQLIAARIRALRSERSWSLDVLADRSGVSRSAISLIERGESSPTALVLDKLAAALHVPLASLFERHAPEESPSPVSRAADQTVWTDPASGYVRRHLSAAIPSPTQLVEIHFPAGQRVSYETALQESDVMQQVWVIRGTMELRIGETTWLLEKGDCLTMKLDQPTTFHNPGPITARYLVALTTLSHKGI is encoded by the coding sequence ATGGACATCAACCAGCTTATCGCCGCGCGTATCCGGGCCTTGCGCAGCGAACGCTCCTGGTCGCTCGATGTACTGGCCGATCGCAGCGGGGTAAGCCGATCCGCCATCTCGTTGATCGAGCGCGGTGAAAGCAGCCCGACCGCCCTGGTGCTGGACAAGCTCGCCGCGGCACTTCATGTCCCGCTCGCATCGTTGTTCGAGCGGCACGCCCCTGAAGAAAGCCCCTCGCCGGTCTCCCGCGCCGCCGACCAAACGGTCTGGACCGACCCGGCGTCCGGATATGTGCGGCGCCACCTTTCGGCGGCGATCCCATCCCCGACCCAGTTGGTCGAGATCCACTTTCCGGCCGGCCAGCGCGTCTCGTACGAAACCGCGCTGCAGGAGTCCGACGTGATGCAGCAGGTGTGGGTCATTCGCGGAACGATGGAGCTGCGTATCGGCGAAACGACCTGGCTACTGGAAAAAGGCGACTGCCTGACCATGAAACTGGACCAGCCTACGACATTCCATAACCCGGGCCCCATAACGGCCCGCTACCTGGTGGCCTTGACGACGCTGTCCCACAAAGGAATCTGA